A genomic window from Lycium barbarum isolate Lr01 chromosome 4, ASM1917538v2, whole genome shotgun sequence includes:
- the LOC132638215 gene encoding uncharacterized protein LOC132638215, translating into MWKYTKEKYNIPDTAQAWALTAIQSAWRKYKNWLKKKHYVPYANDELRMENRTGYILQSHFKDLLVYWNSKKSQKMSNINAENRKKLRYPHTVGKKSFAVIREEKKKEGPDVVTNKAIFVATRKRKPGRVYKDSYEDTIRKIVRNFLI; encoded by the exons ATGTGGAAATATACCAAG GAAAAATATAACATTCCTGATACTGCACAAGCATGGGCTTTAACAGCAATTCAATCTGCTTGGAGAAAGTATAAGAATTGGTTGAAGAAAAAACACTATGTACCCTATGCCAATGACGAACTTCGAATGGAAAACAGGACTGGATATATTCTACAATCTCATTTTAAGGATCTCCTTGTATACTGGAACTCCAAAAAATCTCAG AAAATGTCCAACATTAATGCAGAGAATCGCAAAAAGTTGAGGTATCCGCATACTGTTGGCAAAAAAAGCTTTGCTGTAATTCGCGAG GAAAAAAAGAAGGAAGGTCCCGATGTTGTGACGAATAAGGCCATCTTTGTGGCTACAAGAAAGAGGAAACCTGGTCGAGTATACAAGGACTCATATGAAGATACGATTAGGAAAATAGTACGAAACTTTTTAATATAA
- the LOC132637180 gene encoding uncharacterized protein LOC132637180 produces the protein MNLSCLTCQVLRRTDSDNEPRGRFNDVDNSTQETSNFSLCLGRADRSWSGNLAPNSGYENTMTRMLNNGSHRLQNNGGGPMEFPSVTPRLQRSPGMRRDWSFEHLCRQMNEG, from the coding sequence ATGAATCTAAGTTGCTTGACATGCCAGGTTTTAAGGAGGACAGATTCAGATAATGAGCCAAGGGGAAGATTCAATGATGTTGACAATAGTACCCAAGAAACGTCTAATTTTAGCCTGTGTTTGGGGAGAGCTGATAGGAGTTGGTCAGGGAACTTGGCACCTAATTCTGGCTATGAGAATACGATGACTCGAATGTTGAACAACGGCTCTCACCGGCTTCAAAACAACGGTGGTGGCCCGATGGAGTTTCCGAGCGTCACGCCGAGGCTGCAGAGGAGCCCTGGGATGAGAAGGGATTGGAGTTTTGAGCATCTCTGCAGACAGATGAATGAGGGTTGA
- the LOC132637179 gene encoding uncharacterized protein LOC132637179, giving the protein MRAALLWIVSDFPALATVSGWSTKGKLACPTCNYDTCSQYRKHSRKMCYMGHRRFLPRDHPLRKDKKSFNGQEEHRPAPNPLSSVDVFEELREFNNVYGKGKKRPWDNKDGKPKDYVNSRYELQEMGIRKKLQPIKDDNSSLSLAQACFSMKPEQKGLFCTIMKNAKLPKGCASNISQRVQVKEMKISGYKSHDAHFIMHHLLQVAVRKALPKNVSLTLIRLGNFFRAISSKVIRPRDLEKMHSEIVEIICDLEKSFHPTFFDIMLHLPIHLVNEIKFGGPTHLCCMYSIERHLCMLKGFVRNRSYPEASIAVGFLAEECLTFCSRYLHDGVKTRFSRYQTEDDGCLQNFSPIFPNIGHPIGREKKKRNTFPMDSQSKDEAHRYALFNTGDEQVEKLIEEHKNLMGNHTRSNAWVRARNHSREFSNWFEKKVENVEVPDYLRGLAQGPNSVAKRYTAYFINGYRFHTKTRDAPRKTQNSGVTLSATTDSFASARDQNPIDGEVIYYGVIQDIIEIDYYGHFSVVLFRCDWFPNEVDEYGLTRVYFNRLCSSNNPYVLASQVHQVFYVEDPVEKEVYYARNKVPVDLYDLEEENCPNIRDTFWREPNDDIGSSSRLPDLDNGRLREDMPVDVIDVPFRAQDLQETIRESSEEEDDIDDTD; this is encoded by the exons ATGCGTGCAGCCTTATTGTGGATAGTTAGTGATTTTCCAGCATTAGCAACGGTTTCTGGATGGAGCACCAAAGGGAAACTGGCATGCCCCACTTGTAATTATGACACATGCTCTCAATATCGCAAGCATAGTCGTAAGATGTGTTACATGGGTCATAGGAGATTTTTGCCTCGCGATCATCCATTAAGAAAAGATAAGAAATCATTTAATGGTCAGGAGGAGCATAGACCTGCACCAAATCCTTTGTCGAGTGTAGACGTATTTGAAGAGCTGCGTGAATTCAACAATGTGTAtggaaagggaaaaaaaaggCCTTGGGATAATAAGG ATGGAAAGCCAAAGGATTATGTAAATTCTCGCTATGAATTACAAGAAATGGGGATACGGAAGAAGCTACAACCAATAAAAGATGATAATAGTAGTTTAAGTTTAGCTCAAGCTTGTTTCTCCATGAAGCCAGAACAGAAAGGGTTGTTTTGCACAATCATGAAAAATGCCAAATTACCAAAAGGGTGTGCTTCGAATATATCACAACGTGTGCAAGTGAAGGAGATGAAAATATCAGGGTACAAGAGCCATGATGCTCATTTTATAATGCATCACCTTCTCCAAGTTGCTGTTAGAAAAGCTTTGCCCAAGAATGTTTCGCTGACCTTGATTAGGTTGGGCAATTTCTTTAGAGCCATATCTAGTAAGGTTATAAGGCCAAGAGATCTTGAAAAAATGCATTCTGAAATTGTTGAAATAATATGTGACCTTGAAAAGAGTTTTCATCCAACATTTTTTGATATAATGCTACATTTACCTATTCATTTAGTGAATGAAATTAAGTTTGGGGGTCCGACCCATCTTTGTTGCATGTATTCCATTGAGAGGCACCTATGTATGTTGAAGGGGTTCGTTCGCAATCGATCTTATCCAGAAGCATCAATTGCAGTGGGGTTCCTGGCTGAAGAGTGCTTGACTTTTTGTTCGAGATACCTACACGATGGCGTGAAGACAAGATTTAGTAGGTACCAAACTGAGGATGATGGGTGCCTTCAAAATTTTTCACCTATATTCCCTAACATAGGTCATCCAATTGGAAGAGagaagaaaaagagaaatacttTTCCTATGGATTCACAATCCAAAGATGAAGCACATCGGTATGCTCTGTTCAATACTGGAGATGAACAAGTGGAGAAGTTAATTGA GGAACATAAGAATTTGATGGGTAATCATACTAGATCAAATGCCTGGGTAAGAGCAAGGAATCATAGTCGGGAATTCAGTAACTGGTTTGAAAAGAAAGTTGAAAATGTTGAAGTGCCAGATTATTTACGAGGGCTAGCTCAAGGGCCTAATTCGGTGGCCAAAAGATATACTGCATATTTCATTAATGGATACCGATTTCATACGAAAACCCGAGATGCACCCCGCAAGACTCAAAATAGCGGAGTGACTTTATCAGCAACAACTGATAGTTTTGCTAGTGCTAGGGACCAAAATCCTATTGATGGAGAGGTTATCTATTATGGAGTTATTCAAGATATCATTGAGATTGATTATTATGGTCATTTTAGTGTCGTGTTGTTTAGATGTGATTGGTTTCCTAATGAAGTAGATGAATATGGTTTAACTCGGGTATACTTCAACAGATTATGCAGTTCAAATAACCCTTATGTGTTAGCATCGCAAGTTCATCAGGTTTTTTATGTGGAGGATCCAGTTGAGAAAGAGGTTTACTATGCAAGGAATAAAGTCCCGGTAGATTTGTATGATTTAGAGGAAGAGAATTGTCCCAATATCAGAGACACATTTTGGAGGGAACCTAATGATGACATTGGTTCCTCAAGTAGATTACCTGATCTTGACAATGGCAGGTTAAGAGAAGACATGCCTGTTGATGTTATTGACGTACCATTTCGTGCACAAGATTTACAAGAAACAATTAGAGAATCATCAGAAGAGGAGGATGACATTGATGATACTGATTGA